In a genomic window of Polycladomyces abyssicola:
- a CDS encoding biotin-dependent carboxyltransferase family protein has translation MKPSLEVLEPGLLTTVQDGGRWGYQQYGMVVSGPMDPFALQAANVLVGNDRSDAGLEITMGRAVFGFHRDCLIAITGADLGATVDGEPVPMWCGFTVKKGQVLRFQGPVCGVRAYLAVAGGIDVPEVMGSKSTYLRGQIGGLGGRALQKGDTLVVGTASGNVSKERKICLSRRHLPRYARNPTVRVVLGPDHESFTQEGVHTFLHNRFTVTTQADRMGYRLQGPPITHRRGADILSDATVMGTVQVPADGQPIILMADRQTTGGYARIATVISVDLPLVAQTLPGGTIAFQAVSVEEAQRLAVEREQLLRLLMAGVRS, from the coding sequence GTGAAGCCGTCACTGGAAGTGCTGGAACCGGGCCTGTTGACCACGGTTCAGGACGGTGGTCGCTGGGGGTATCAACAGTATGGTATGGTTGTCTCCGGACCGATGGACCCCTTCGCTTTACAGGCTGCCAATGTTTTGGTTGGAAACGACCGGAGCGATGCGGGTCTGGAAATTACCATGGGACGTGCGGTATTCGGATTTCACCGGGATTGCCTCATCGCGATTACCGGTGCGGATTTGGGGGCGACGGTGGACGGAGAGCCTGTTCCCATGTGGTGCGGGTTTACTGTGAAAAAAGGACAGGTGTTGCGCTTCCAAGGACCGGTGTGTGGCGTTCGTGCTTATCTGGCTGTTGCAGGCGGGATCGATGTGCCCGAGGTGATGGGAAGCAAATCGACGTATCTCCGCGGACAGATCGGTGGTTTGGGCGGGCGAGCGCTTCAAAAGGGAGATACGTTGGTCGTCGGAACGGCATCGGGAAACGTTTCGAAAGAGAGAAAAATATGTTTGTCGCGTCGCCACCTTCCCCGCTACGCACGTAATCCGACGGTTCGAGTGGTGTTGGGACCGGATCATGAGTCATTCACCCAAGAGGGTGTCCACACATTTTTGCACAACCGGTTTACCGTGACGACACAAGCCGATCGGATGGGATATCGCTTGCAGGGTCCGCCCATCACGCACCGTCGCGGGGCTGATATTCTCTCTGATGCAACGGTGATGGGTACGGTACAGGTACCTGCCGACGGTCAACCGATCATTTTGATGGCAGACAGGCAAACGACCGGCGGATATGCCCGGATCGCCACCGTCATCTCCGTGGATTTACCGTTAGTGGCCCAAACACTTCCCGGTGGCACCATTGCCTTTCAAGCGGTCAGTGTGGAAGAGGCACAGCGGTTGGCAGTCGAACGAGAGCAACTGTTGCGTT